Proteins from a single region of Sphingopyxis sp. BSN-002:
- a CDS encoding SMP-30/gluconolactonase/LRE family protein: protein MAEFELIADGLRFPEAPVVMDDGSVIVVEIEQGRITRCWPGGRKEVVATPGGGPNGLAIGPDGKLYCCNNGGFNYVEANGYLAPHGIASDYSGGRIERIDIDTGAVEVLYKTGDHGVTLRGPNDIMFDTHGGFWFTDHGKVDYAKRAHDIVGIFYAKADGSFIEEVIFPSNNPNGVGLSPDGNTLYAAETYTCRLMKFNIIAPGKVDDAAGPGGPGIPLYRPAGYKFFDSLAMEANGNICVATIGECGISVVAPDGALVEFVETDDIFTTNIAFGGADMQDAYLTLSGSGRLVKTRWKRPGLKLQH, encoded by the coding sequence ATGGCCGAGTTTGAACTGATCGCCGACGGATTGCGCTTCCCCGAGGCGCCGGTCGTGATGGACGACGGCAGCGTCATTGTCGTCGAGATCGAGCAGGGACGCATCACGCGCTGCTGGCCCGGCGGCCGCAAGGAGGTCGTCGCGACCCCCGGCGGCGGGCCCAACGGCCTCGCGATCGGTCCCGACGGCAAGCTCTATTGCTGCAACAACGGCGGGTTCAACTATGTCGAGGCAAACGGCTATCTGGCGCCGCACGGAATCGCGAGCGACTATTCGGGCGGGCGGATCGAACGCATCGACATCGATACCGGCGCGGTCGAAGTCCTCTACAAGACCGGCGATCATGGCGTGACCCTGCGCGGTCCGAACGACATCATGTTCGACACGCACGGCGGCTTCTGGTTCACCGATCATGGCAAGGTCGATTATGCGAAGCGCGCCCACGACATCGTCGGCATCTTCTATGCGAAGGCCGACGGCAGCTTCATCGAGGAAGTGATCTTCCCGTCGAACAATCCGAACGGCGTGGGCCTCTCGCCCGACGGCAACACGCTCTACGCGGCTGAAACCTACACCTGCCGCCTGATGAAATTCAACATCATCGCTCCCGGCAAGGTCGACGACGCCGCCGGTCCCGGCGGCCCCGGCATTCCGCTCTATCGCCCCGCAGGCTATAAATTCTTCGACAGCCTCGCGATGGAGGCGAACGGCAATATCTGCGTCGCGACGATCGGCGAATGCGGGATTTCGGTCGTCGCCCCCGATGGCGCGCTCGTCGAATTTGTCGAGACCGACGACATCTTCACCACCAACATCGCCTTTGGTGGAGCCGATATGCAGGACGCCTACCTCACCCTGTCGGGTTCGGGCCGGCTGGTGAAGACGCGGTGGAAGCGCCCGGGATTGAAGCTCCAGCACTGA
- a CDS encoding DUF488 family protein, with product MAKSLTIAVKRIHDAAEASDGARFLVDRLWPRGVSKEKAALAAWLKPLSPSEALRKRYHGETVDSEEAWDAFRLDYFAELDAGGEEVKAALFVLDAAKQAGPVTLLYAAKSPERNNALALREWLARR from the coding sequence ATGGCGAAGTCCCTGACAATTGCGGTAAAGCGCATTCATGACGCGGCGGAGGCAAGTGACGGCGCGCGTTTCCTCGTCGACCGGCTCTGGCCGCGCGGCGTCTCGAAGGAAAAGGCCGCGCTTGCCGCCTGGCTGAAGCCGCTGTCGCCGAGCGAGGCTTTGCGCAAACGCTATCATGGCGAGACCGTCGATTCGGAGGAAGCGTGGGACGCCTTCCGCCTCGACTATTTTGCCGAACTCGACGCGGGCGGTGAAGAGGTGAAGGCCGCGCTGTTCGTTCTCGACGCGGCTAAGCAAGCGGGGCCGGTGACCCTGCTCTATGCCGCGAAAAGCCCCGAGCGGAACAATGCGCTCGCGCTGCGCGAATGGCTGGCGCGCCGCTAG
- a CDS encoding NAD-dependent succinate-semialdehyde dehydrogenase, whose protein sequence is MTATYDADLQLFINGAWRSGEGRDERPVYNPATAGAIAELPVATAADLDEALAAAERGWPVWRAKTPDERAALMHKAAGIIRERVDHIATLLTLEQGKPIGEARGEVLSAAGLFDYFAEQGKRIEGRVLQRPLGQRAMVTKHPVGPVAGFSPWNFPVNLMVKKIAPALAAGCVVIAKAPEETPGCTSAIMRCIADAGIPGDVVQLVYGDPDQISRHLLASPVIRKVSFTGSTAVGKHLMKLAADGVKRITMELGGHAPVLVFDDCDLEATLDKVVWQKFRNAGQVCISPTRFYVQQGIYDAFVKGFAERTQKVKIGSGLDADTQMGPLANARRVPALEALVADAKAKGARVIAGGEATGNGYFFQPTAIADVPVEADAMNHEPFGPMALIRPFGTEEEALEQANRLPYGLAAFAFTENGRRINRIVDGIESGMVGVNSFVISSLDAPFGGIKESGFGSESGPEGLDGYLVTKAVHIY, encoded by the coding sequence ATGACCGCGACCTACGACGCCGACCTCCAGCTCTTCATCAACGGTGCCTGGCGGAGCGGCGAGGGGCGTGACGAGCGGCCGGTCTATAACCCCGCGACTGCCGGCGCGATTGCCGAGCTTCCGGTCGCGACCGCGGCCGACCTCGACGAAGCGCTTGCTGCCGCCGAGCGCGGCTGGCCCGTCTGGCGCGCCAAGACCCCCGACGAGCGCGCCGCGCTGATGCACAAGGCCGCGGGGATCATCCGCGAGCGCGTCGACCATATCGCGACGCTGTTGACGCTCGAACAGGGCAAGCCGATCGGCGAGGCGCGCGGCGAGGTGCTTTCGGCCGCCGGGCTGTTCGACTATTTCGCCGAGCAGGGCAAACGCATCGAAGGCCGCGTCCTTCAGCGTCCGCTCGGCCAGCGCGCGATGGTCACCAAACATCCGGTCGGCCCCGTCGCGGGTTTCAGCCCGTGGAACTTCCCGGTCAACCTGATGGTCAAGAAGATCGCCCCCGCGCTCGCCGCGGGCTGCGTCGTGATCGCCAAGGCGCCCGAGGAGACGCCGGGCTGCACCAGCGCGATCATGCGCTGCATCGCCGACGCCGGCATTCCCGGCGACGTCGTCCAGCTCGTCTATGGCGATCCCGACCAGATCAGCCGCCATCTGCTCGCCAGCCCGGTGATCCGCAAGGTCAGCTTCACCGGCTCGACCGCGGTCGGCAAGCATCTGATGAAGCTCGCCGCCGATGGCGTGAAGCGGATCACGATGGAACTCGGCGGCCACGCCCCGGTGCTCGTCTTCGACGATTGCGACCTTGAGGCGACGCTCGACAAGGTCGTGTGGCAAAAGTTCCGCAACGCGGGGCAGGTCTGCATCTCGCCGACGCGTTTCTACGTCCAGCAGGGCATCTACGATGCCTTCGTGAAGGGCTTCGCCGAACGCACGCAGAAGGTGAAGATCGGTAGCGGCCTCGACGCCGACACCCAGATGGGCCCGCTGGCCAACGCGCGCCGCGTGCCTGCTTTGGAAGCGCTCGTCGCCGACGCCAAGGCGAAGGGCGCACGCGTGATCGCGGGCGGCGAAGCGACGGGCAACGGCTATTTCTTCCAGCCGACCGCGATCGCCGACGTGCCGGTCGAGGCCGATGCGATGAACCACGAACCCTTCGGCCCGATGGCGCTGATCCGCCCCTTCGGCACCGAGGAGGAAGCGCTCGAACAGGCGAACCGCTTGCCCTATGGCCTCGCCGCCTTTGCGTTCACCGAGAACGGCCGCCGCATCAACCGCATCGTCGACGGCATCGAAAGCGGCATGGTCGGGGTGAACAGCTTCGTGATATCGTCGCTCGACGCGCCCTTCGGCGGGATCAAGGAATCGGGCTTCGGCAGCGAGAGCGGCCCTGAGGGCCTCGACGGCTATCTCGTCACCAAAGCGGTGCACATCTACTGA
- a CDS encoding TIGR02466 family protein — translation MPVRTLFATNFYEADIGTPDLLEELEESCRLFAEEDGAGRAWSREHGYKGYTSYASLGDLPERDPAFYDLKKLLDKEVKAFAKACHFDLAKPLKLDSLWVNVLKPGGTHSGHIHPHSIVSGTFYVAVPPGSGALKLEDPRLAMLMAAPGRTDDAPEHQRPFIYAEPAAGRVFLWESWLRHEVMPNAGKKDRISISFNYR, via the coding sequence ATGCCCGTTCGCACGCTCTTCGCCACCAATTTTTACGAGGCCGACATCGGCACGCCCGACCTGCTCGAAGAGCTGGAGGAAAGCTGCCGCCTGTTCGCCGAAGAGGATGGCGCGGGGAGGGCGTGGAGCCGCGAGCATGGCTACAAGGGCTATACGAGCTACGCGAGCCTCGGCGACCTCCCCGAGCGCGATCCGGCGTTTTACGACCTCAAGAAGCTGCTCGACAAGGAAGTGAAGGCTTTCGCCAAAGCGTGCCATTTCGACCTCGCGAAGCCGCTGAAGCTCGACAGCCTGTGGGTCAATGTCCTGAAACCCGGCGGCACCCACAGCGGCCATATCCACCCGCACAGCATCGTGTCGGGTACTTTCTATGTCGCCGTCCCGCCGGGATCGGGCGCGCTGAAGCTGGAGGACCCGCGCCTCGCGATGCTGATGGCGGCGCCCGGTCGCACCGACGACGCGCCCGAACATCAGCGACCCTTCATCTATGCCGAACCCGCCGCGGGCCGCGTCTTCCTGTGGGAAAGCTGGCTTCGGCATGAAGTGATGCCCAACGCCGGCAAGAAGGATCGCATCAGCATCAGCTTTAACTATCGCTGA
- a CDS encoding dihydroneopterin aldolase, giving the protein MTDTLWLEVDGLTVDVLTGIYSEETHLPQPLRISVRAKLAMADHYDPVTPLSRSKNYMHLKFAATEGIPKDVHFVLIESVADHIIDTLFLQDEKIEVVEVKIVKLAIAEEGEQIGITMRRSRK; this is encoded by the coding sequence GTGACCGATACATTGTGGCTGGAGGTGGATGGGCTGACCGTCGATGTGCTGACCGGCATCTATTCCGAGGAAACGCACCTGCCGCAGCCGCTGCGCATCTCGGTGCGCGCGAAGCTGGCGATGGCCGATCATTATGATCCGGTGACGCCGCTCAGCCGCTCGAAAAATTACATGCACCTGAAATTCGCCGCGACCGAGGGCATTCCGAAGGACGTCCATTTCGTGCTGATCGAAAGCGTCGCCGACCATATCATCGACACGCTGTTCCTGCAGGACGAGAAGATCGAGGTCGTCGAAGTGAAGATCGTCAAGCTCGCGATCGCCGAGGAAGGCGAGCAGATCGGCATCACGATGCGCCGGAGCCGCAAGTGA
- a CDS encoding VIT family protein produces MHEETHAVTRIGWLRAAILGANDGIVSTASLIAGVAAAGTSQSSILVTGTAGLVAGAMSMAAGEYVSVSSQLDAEKSDVELEKRHLAADPEFELEELTQIYEQRGLDRALAEQVAAQLTAHDALDTHLRDELGMTDATAARPIQAAAASAASFTVGAALPLATVFLDRGTSLPWTVSAASLIFLALLGALGAWAGNAPMLRPVVRVTFWGAMAMAATIAIGSLFGAVA; encoded by the coding sequence ATGCACGAGGAAACCCATGCCGTCACGCGGATCGGATGGCTGCGCGCCGCGATCCTCGGCGCCAACGACGGGATCGTCTCGACCGCCAGCCTGATCGCGGGCGTCGCGGCGGCGGGAACGTCGCAATCCTCGATACTCGTCACCGGCACCGCAGGACTCGTCGCGGGCGCGATGTCGATGGCCGCCGGCGAATATGTGTCGGTGAGTTCGCAGCTCGACGCCGAAAAATCCGACGTCGAGCTGGAGAAGCGGCACCTTGCGGCCGATCCCGAGTTCGAGCTCGAGGAATTGACGCAGATTTACGAGCAGCGCGGACTCGACCGCGCGCTCGCCGAACAGGTCGCGGCGCAGCTCACCGCGCATGACGCGCTCGACACCCATCTGCGCGACGAACTGGGGATGACCGACGCGACGGCGGCGCGGCCGATTCAGGCCGCCGCGGCTTCGGCGGCAAGCTTTACCGTGGGGGCGGCGCTACCGCTCGCGACGGTGTTTCTCGATCGCGGCACCTCGCTCCCGTGGACGGTGTCGGCAGCGTCGCTGATCTTCCTGGCGCTGCTCGGCGCGCTCGGCGCATGGGCGGGCAATGCACCGATGCTGCGCCCCGTGGTGCGCGTAACCTTCTGGGGGGCGATGGCGATGGCCGCGACGATCGCGATCGGGTCGCTGTTCGGGGCCGTCGCCTAG
- a CDS encoding heme-binding protein — MRLFAAAILLAATPASAQVLNAEQADAIVKGCAAHARAKGQSHAIAVVDLGGHPVATWRMDGNAFGMMEFSLEKARAVAAWGFPTSGMEAAAKGTPGFADAPHVVTVPGGVPVFSADGRTRLGGVGASGEAPADDAACAAAGIAAAGLKSERAR, encoded by the coding sequence ATGAGACTGTTTGCGGCCGCGATTCTGCTCGCGGCGACACCGGCGAGCGCGCAGGTGCTGAACGCCGAACAGGCCGACGCGATCGTCAAGGGCTGCGCCGCGCATGCGCGCGCCAAGGGACAGAGCCACGCGATCGCGGTTGTCGACCTCGGCGGTCATCCGGTCGCGACCTGGCGGATGGACGGCAACGCCTTCGGCATGATGGAGTTCTCGCTCGAGAAGGCCCGCGCGGTTGCCGCGTGGGGTTTCCCGACAAGCGGGATGGAGGCGGCGGCCAAGGGCACGCCGGGCTTTGCCGACGCGCCGCATGTCGTGACGGTGCCGGGCGGCGTGCCGGTCTTCAGCGCCGACGGGCGCACGCGACTGGGCGGGGTCGGTGCCTCGGGCGAAGCACCCGCCGACGATGCCGCTTGCGCCGCCGCCGGGATCGCGGCAGCAGGGCTGAAGTCGGAGCGCGCCCGCTGA
- a CDS encoding SDR family oxidoreductase, with protein sequence MTQKLALVTGGLHRVGAAISARLAREGYALALHHHSGGDADAVLAEALAETGAVSHRFAADLADPVAVDTLIPAVIEKFGRAPDLLVNNAALFAEGEWADLSASALAEMMQINHHAPVMLAKALVSASEDKRPATVNIIDQRVVHPVPDQIAYSLSKSALWQATQTLAVAFGGRARVNAVAPGLTMATDDYSAAQVERLAQRMPLGALPTPAQIADAVVYLARAEAVTGQTIFVDGGAHLAPLGRDFVALERD encoded by the coding sequence GTGACGCAGAAGCTGGCGCTGGTGACGGGTGGGCTCCACCGCGTCGGCGCCGCGATTTCGGCGCGGCTGGCGCGCGAGGGCTATGCGCTGGCGCTGCACCACCACAGTGGCGGCGACGCCGACGCGGTGCTCGCCGAGGCACTGGCAGAGACGGGAGCGGTCAGCCATCGTTTTGCCGCGGACCTTGCCGATCCGGTCGCAGTCGATACGCTGATCCCCGCGGTGATCGAGAAATTCGGGCGCGCGCCCGACCTGCTCGTCAACAATGCCGCGCTCTTCGCCGAGGGTGAGTGGGCCGATCTGTCGGCATCGGCGCTCGCAGAGATGATGCAGATCAACCATCATGCGCCGGTGATGCTCGCAAAGGCTTTGGTCTCGGCGAGCGAGGACAAGCGGCCCGCGACCGTCAATATTATCGACCAGCGGGTCGTCCATCCGGTTCCCGACCAGATCGCCTACAGCCTGTCGAAATCGGCGCTGTGGCAGGCGACGCAGACGCTGGCGGTCGCGTTCGGCGGCCGCGCGCGGGTCAATGCGGTCGCGCCGGGGCTGACAATGGCGACCGACGATTATTCGGCAGCGCAGGTCGAGCGGCTGGCGCAGCGTATGCCGCTCGGCGCGCTGCCCACGCCGGCGCAGATCGCCGACGCGGTCGTCTATCTGGCGCGCGCCGAAGCGGTCACGGGGCAGACGATCTTCGTCGACGGCGGCGCGCATCTGGCGCCGCTGGGACGCGATTTCGTCGCGCTGGAGCGCGACTAG
- a CDS encoding DUF2855 family protein, with product MNWAIDIDRDDVTQAGLVDDPSAPLAPGQVRVRLDSYAMTANNITYAVFGKPAGLFGNDQGYWDFFAERGEPGRLPVWGFATVTESAADGIAPGDRFYGYYPMASDAVLTSGGAGPGGFTDVTPRRTTLPPIYNNYQRIEALHDYRAADHDYWPVFRPLFLTGWLIADQFEDEGDYGAEQILIASASSKTGIGLGFSIAQRQGHRPQTIGLTSKANVADLDAQHIYDRVIAYDDIMTLNAATPSALVDMAGNGAVTRAVHSHFGNKLQVSIIVGKSHWDSDAGEAALPGPERQGFFAPGRSQKRIADWGGPAFGQKIAEAWLGFMDVAPRLARIDKRSGGEAALAAYREMLEGRADPKAGIVVEP from the coding sequence ATGAATTGGGCAATCGACATCGATCGCGACGACGTCACACAGGCGGGGCTGGTCGACGATCCGTCAGCGCCGCTCGCACCCGGACAGGTACGCGTCCGTCTCGACAGCTATGCGATGACCGCGAACAACATCACCTATGCGGTGTTCGGCAAGCCTGCGGGTCTGTTCGGCAACGATCAGGGCTATTGGGATTTCTTCGCCGAGCGCGGCGAGCCGGGGCGGCTGCCCGTGTGGGGTTTCGCAACCGTCACCGAAAGCGCCGCCGACGGGATCGCGCCGGGCGACCGTTTCTATGGCTATTATCCGATGGCGAGCGATGCGGTGCTTACGAGCGGCGGGGCAGGCCCCGGCGGTTTCACCGACGTGACCCCGCGGCGCACGACGCTGCCACCGATCTACAATAATTATCAACGGATCGAGGCGCTGCACGATTACCGCGCTGCTGACCATGATTATTGGCCGGTCTTCCGTCCGCTGTTCCTGACCGGCTGGCTGATCGCCGACCAGTTCGAGGATGAGGGCGACTATGGCGCCGAGCAGATTTTGATCGCGAGCGCGTCGAGCAAGACCGGGATCGGACTCGGCTTCTCGATCGCGCAGCGACAGGGACACCGTCCGCAGACGATCGGGCTCACCAGCAAGGCCAATGTCGCCGATCTCGACGCGCAGCATATTTACGACCGCGTCATCGCCTATGACGACATCATGACGTTGAACGCGGCGACGCCTTCGGCGCTGGTCGACATGGCGGGCAATGGCGCGGTGACGCGTGCGGTGCACAGCCATTTCGGAAACAAGCTCCAGGTCTCGATCATCGTCGGCAAGTCGCACTGGGATTCCGATGCGGGCGAGGCCGCGCTTCCCGGTCCCGAGCGGCAGGGCTTCTTCGCACCCGGCCGCAGTCAGAAACGCATCGCCGACTGGGGCGGGCCGGCGTTCGGGCAAAAGATCGCCGAAGCCTGGCTCGGTTTCATGGACGTCGCGCCGCGCCTCGCGCGCATCGACAAGCGCAGCGGCGGCGAAGCCGCGCTTGCCGCGTACAGGGAAATGCTCGAAGGCCGCGCCGATCCCAAGGCCGGCATCGTTGTCGAGCCCTGA
- a CDS encoding N-acetyltransferase — protein sequence MVELLPLSDIEPQAVEHLLDEAFGSDRFGRTAYRIRLGMDAVPALSFAALEDGALIGTIQCWPVAHHAADGTATPLVMVGPVAVRPDVQRGGHGRTLMAHMLEAAATEADSALMMIGDPEYYGRFFGFTADTTGAWDLPGPFEKRRLLARAVNGHGLPTGAGMIGPR from the coding sequence TTGGTCGAGTTACTTCCATTGTCCGATATCGAGCCGCAGGCGGTCGAGCATCTGCTCGACGAAGCTTTCGGATCGGATCGCTTTGGACGAACCGCCTACCGTATCCGTCTCGGCATGGATGCGGTTCCGGCGCTCAGCTTCGCGGCGCTCGAGGATGGCGCGCTGATCGGCACGATCCAGTGCTGGCCCGTCGCGCATCATGCCGCGGACGGCACCGCGACGCCGCTCGTCATGGTCGGCCCCGTTGCGGTGCGCCCCGACGTCCAGCGTGGCGGCCATGGCCGCACGCTGATGGCGCATATGCTCGAAGCGGCGGCAACCGAAGCCGACAGTGCGCTGATGATGATCGGAGACCCCGAATATTACGGCCGCTTCTTCGGCTTCACCGCCGATACGACCGGCGCATGGGACCTGCCAGGCCCCTTTGAGAAGCGCCGCCTGCTCGCGCGGGCGGTGAACGGGCACGGGCTGCCGACCGGCGCCGGGATGATCGGGCCGCGCTGA